GCGCAGGAGGATTTGATTTCCATTTGCATCTTCGACGGTGCGGTTGGTGGTTCCTGTTGTTTCAGAATAAGCAAGGCCAGGCTCGGTGAAATGAACATTGTCGAGCTGAATGACTGTACTCAGGTTGGCAGGCGTGATGGTCGGAATTGTAACAACAGCTGCTGCAGGAGGTGTTCCTGGAAGACTATCGCGGAATACATGGTCGTCGATTAAAATATCAGGAATACGGCCAATGGCTCCATTGTAAATATAGCCAATCTGAACAAGTCCGCCGTAGTCGCCCAGGAAAAGTCCCTGACATTCAACAAATACGCGCTGTCCGACTTTGAACGAAGTGTACATGTCGTAACGGTCAAGCTTGAGTTCAATACCACCAGTGGCATCCTGAATAACAATGGTTTTGTAGAAGTTTCCACTCTCATCGTTGGCAACAACAACACCTTCAATGATGGTGGTTGTTTCAATGCTGTCGACAAGGCCCGGATATGTGGCTTTCAGGTCCGCAATGGTTGTGTTGCTGGAGCCTTCATATTCCGGAATAATTACATCGGGTTTGTCAAAGTCTTCATTCACACACGAAGTGAAGACAACAGCCATGAGGGCTGTAACAAAAAACAATTTTTTCATATACTGTTTCATTTTTTTCTCTTTTAACTGTTAGAAATTGAAAGACACCATGGCCAGGAAATTTCTTCCGTAAGCATAGTAATATTTGGGTGGAAATTTTCCGACATTCTGGGTGGTGAAGTCGAAACGAGACTGCTCATATCCGCCGGTTATCAGTTCTCGGTTGTTGAGAACATTGCTGACCATGAAATTGAATGCCAATGTTTTCCCCTTGATTCTCCACGATTTCCCAATAGATGCATCTACCGTGTAGCCTGCAGGTAATTTTTCCTGAGCAGTGATTACATCAATCTTCGGGTCGCCAGGTCCTAAGTTTGCAATCGCAAGCTGTGTGCGGCGTTCCGGGTTGAAATCGAGATAAATCTTATCGAAGTAATTAAAGTTTACATTGAAAAACCAATACTTCGGATGATTGTATTTGATTCCTACTGAAGATGCAATCTGAGGTGTGCCGGGCACATAGAAGTATTTGCAGTAAATTAGTTCTGTGGTATCCGGTTTCGACAGGTTGTCAAACGAAATATGTGCAGTAGGACGCGAGATGTAGCGGTAGTTTCCGAAGTTTCCGGCTGCCTGAACACTGATGGTTTTGCTTGCTTTAACATCCAGTCCGAATTCAACCCCCTGATAAACGCGATTGATTCCGGTCAGATTCATATAAACAAAAGTCTGGTATTCGTCATGATAGAAACTAAGCAGATCCACTTCGTTGAATGTGTTGGTCTGGAAAGCCGTGATGCGTCCTGAGAGGAATTCCCCCTTCTTAATGTAAGAAACATCGCCTGAAAAAACAACACTGCTTTGAAGATTGGGCACATAGCGGTTGCTGATATTTGGCGACAGGAAAGAATTGACGGTAGAAGGTGCATTGCTCAGCAAAGCAGTATTAATAGTGAAGTAATGTTTGCCTGAGTATTTGTAAGTCACGCCTGCTTTCACTCCGCCATCGAGGAATGTTTTGGCTTCTGATTTTCCAAGTGAGTTTTCCGGATATCTTCCATTGCGGTAAATGCCGTCACGATACAGCTGTGTTCCGCTCACAAAGCCGGCTACATAGAAATCAGACTTGGGATAGTAGAATCGGCTCATTCCCCACAATTTGGCTGTATTTGTGTGCATTTTGTAGTTGTAGCCAAATTCATCGCCTACATTAATAACCCGGTCAGGGTTGTCCAGATCGTTTTGCAGCATGTCGGGTTTCCCTGGAAAATCGCGTTCAGCAAATTGATCAATGTCTTTCCAAAATTCACCACCTAGAAGATCAGTCAATTCCTTAAAATAATGGGTTGTCTGAAAGTTGGCTTCCAGTCCGCCGCTCAAATGAATATTTTCATTCAGTTTGTAAAGCAGATATGAATTAAGTGCTTTACGAACTTCATCTTTGCGGGCTTCTTCCAGAATATAATTGGCTTGAGTTCCACTCGCATTCGCGCTGTAATTGACCTGGTAAATATCATCCCAATTTATTTGACGGGCTTCGACATTGTTAAGCCAGTATTCCGTTGCAAGCCCTCCAATGAAAGGATCGAGCTGGTAACTGGGAAGATAGCGATAATAGTCGGGGCGTGGATCGGGAGCACTATACCAGTTTAATCTGGTGGTCCCGAAACGTCCTTTTGAAAAACCTGCCGAGGTGTATAGTTTCGCTTTGTCGTTTATTTTGAAAGTATGGTTAAATATCGCGTACGGCTGATGCACTTTACGAACACGCGCATTGCGCACTTCCCCATTTTGCAAACCCCAGTTTGGATTATAATATACATCACCGGCAAGATCGTATGCTTCCTGACTGGATGCGGCCTGCATAGCTCTACGGAATGGTGAGCCAAATACGGTCAGACCGATCATATGCTTGTCGTTGATCTTACGCTCTACTGAACCAAAATATGCCCACGCATCGTACCATGTTCCTGGTACATAGCCGTCGAGCGCCCAGCGGTGCGAACCTGAAAAGGCAAAAGCCCACCCGTTAGTCTGCATGCCGGTTGCGTAGGTGTATAACAATCGATTGTTGTATGAGCGATTTGCCATACCATAGCTGAGCTGGTTCTGTTTGCGGATCTGCGAAGCAGTGGCCTGAATATTTGATGTTCCGCCAACGCCTCCAAAAGAGAAGGGCCCTGGGACCAAACCGTCGTATGATTCGCGATAACGCATCACACGATTCAGCCCGCCGTAGTCGGAATAGGACTGAAAGCCGGTTTCAAGGTCATTCATCGGAAACCCGTTCAGGTAGGTTTGCTCCGAACTTGACTCGTAGCCACGGCTACGGAATCGCATGGGACCCCAGCTGAAGGATGCGAAATTTTCAAATACATCGCTTCCTGAATGAAGCAGACTGTTGACACTCTGACCGGAACCGCCTTGCGACAGCTCACTGTCGTCGAGCTGAATCTCCGATACACCGCCATTTTCGTCAAGTACCGTACGGTTCAGCTGAATATTCAGATTCACCGGGGCGGAGTTGATTATTACGGATTCGGTGTAAACCTGAAACAAATCAGCTTCAATTATAAGTTTATAGGTTCCGTTTGGGAGGGTTATGGTAAAATTTCCGGTTACATCGGTCTTTAGTACCTGATTGTTGATTTTCACTGTAGCGTCCGGAACCCCCTCCAGAGTGATTTTATCCTTAACGGATCCGCTCAGTGTCCCTTCCTGCGCCATCATATAAACTGGCAACAGTAAAAGCATTAAATAGCAGAGTATTCTCATACAAAAAAGTTTAGCCGACAAATTTAAGGAATAATTCGTTGCAGTCAATATTAAATGCATGAAACTATCTGATTTTAAAATATGAAATCCACTGTAAATAAGACGGGGCAGGCACTTTTTACAACGTAAAGCTCCGGAATCAGTATGTATGAACGCTGTTTTGCGCTGCTGGCAAATATTGTATTCCCAACCATGTAATCATTAGGAAAACAAAGGCAAATATCAGAATCCAGGACACTACTTTCTCGTTTCCCGGCTGTCGCAGTCTTAAATGAATGTAAATGAGATAGGTCATCCATGTTATAAAAGCCCAGGTCTCTTTTGGATCCCAGGTCCAGTAATGTCCCCAGGCTGCTTTGGCCCACAGTGCGCCGAAAATAATGCCGACCGTCAGAAATGCAATACCAAAATAAACCGTGTTGTCAGTATAGTCCATGCTGAGCTTAATCTCTTTTCCAAAGAGTGGCAGAATTAATCGGATAGCTGCAGCCAGCGCCGAAACCCCGAGCAAGGCATAGCCAATGATGTAAACTACTACATGGGGTACAAACCAGACACTTTGAAGGGCGGGCATCAATGTCTGATCGAGCGCTGCAGGATTCAACAGGTCAATCGTTATAAAAACGGTCGCGGTCACATTGGCATAGATGAAGAGCCAGACATACTTCCATCGAAACCAAAGTAGAACCCCCAGCAACGAAAGAAAGAATCCGTACCAGAGGCGGGTTTCGCCCAAGGTTCGTAGCGGCGGTCGATGAAGTTCAATCCACAGATTCACTATGTAGAACGTCAATACAAGAACCGCCAGTGATGAAATCAGCACAGCCACTTTTCTTGTCCTGCGGAAAACCATAAGAATGATAGCCAGCACCAGCAGGACGATAGAAGTGATTCCGATAAACTGAAAACTGATTTCCGTCATTCTGTTTTTCTTTTTGCTGTTACCCCTGTTATAAAAATGAAAATGGCGCCGCAAAGCAGCATGCAAAGTCCTGTGTATATCGCAGGAAGCCATGGATCGCGCACCAGCTCAAACACACTGGAAGTGCTCCATTGCCCCATGCTTTCATCGTAACCAAACTGATATATTTTCCACCCGTCAATACTCACAGGTTTATTAACGGTAACCGGCGACGAAATTTCTTTTCCGTCTTTGGTGTAAACGGTCACATCCGATTGATACAAACGCGCTTTGGGCGGCTTCATCACCAATTCATAATCATCGCCGAATGTCATTGAAAATGGCTGTTGGAGCGATGATGCGGAGCAAATCCAACTACATTGTTTCACGGATTTATTTTCACTGATGCAAACTTGTGCAGCATGAACAGCGCCCGGAATCGGCGCTTCGCGAAAAGTATCGCCCATCAGCCAGGCATTTTGCAGAACTTGTTTTATTTCAAATTCAAATTGATTCCATATGAAAACTGTATCAGCAGAAGTCAGGTTGAATGATGGGGTTTTTAGCAGTTTTTCTTCCGAAACGCTCCATACGCCTGCCTGTGGCGGATAATAATCAACTTTGAAATCCTCAAGAAAAATGGCGACAGGCAACTCATGCAATTGATTTTTCCGATCGATTCCAATCCATTCAACAGTTCCTTTTTCTACGCGCATGGTGTAACGCTCAATGTCGCCTGAACCGAAAGCTGCGCCGGCAAGGACAATCCAAAGTCCGAGATGATTCAGCATAAAGCCGGCATTTTTCAGACGAAGTGAAAACCTTCGGATAGCAGTCAACCCCAGGGTTGTAAGAATATAAACCTGCGCCAGCAAATACATCCAGCTGTGTTTTATATTGAGAAACAACAGGGTGGCCGGCGCATTTTCATCCTGCCGGATCAACCCCATTAGAATGGCAAGAAACGTTAGAAGAAGTATAGCCGAAATGGAAGCAGGAACAGATGAAAGCCAGATTACAAGCGGATTTCGCTTGCCTCGTAGCTGAATGAAAATCAACAATGCAACAAACAAAGGAAGGGCGACCAGGTTGAACGGCTGCGCGGGCAGCGGGATATAGCTCGATGTGGCAAATTGTATGGCAGCCCCAGCTACTAAAAGTCCAGATGCAATGAAGAATCCCTCAATATAGCTCCACGGAAATTTCCAGACAGGTCTGTTCGATGTCATGCAGATTATTCCGTATTGAGCGATTTTACGATGTATTTCTTTTCACGCTCTTTGGCTTTGGTTGCCCACTTGGGAATCTCTTTGCTGATGAATTCCTTCTTTTCTTTTTCGAGCGTGGGCATATCAAGGCCAATCAATTTTTGAGCTTTTGCTTTTGTGTCGATGTCCGGATACGGCACTCCGTCTTTTACTCCAAGCAACAACAGAATTCGCTGCAACTGCATTCTCGCTTCACGGGCTCTGTCCAGACCATGACTGATAATGCGTGAAACTTCAAGCGGTGCATGGAAGGAACTTCCGTGACTGGCTGCAACATAGTCCCAGCGCCATTGTGCCTGACGAATAAGTTTTAAAACCGGTTTCATTTGTTCTTCGGTAGCGCCATTATCCCAGGCGGCTTTCGCCTCGAAATGAGCCCATACAAGCTGAACCTCAAGCTGGTCGCGGATTTCCTTAATCTTATCCTGACGAGTATAAACGTCATCAATCAGGTCTTCGGTTTCTTCCCTGTGGCAAACCATGCACGATGAAGAAATATTGTTCAGCGGACTCTGTATGTGATGGTCGGAAAACTTCTGACCGCCTTCGTTTTTATATGGCATGTGACAATCTGCACAGGCAACGCCTCGTTTGTAATGCACGCCGCTCATGAACAATTCATAATCCGGATGCTGCGCTTTGAGCATGGGTGTTCGCGAAACTCCATGGACCCAGTCAGCAAATTCAATATTGTCGTAATAGCTTTCGATTTTTTCGACAGAAAATCCTGAATCCCATGGGAAAGTGAGATAAGCAGCGCCTTCGTATTTCTTTTTATCGAAATAATATTCAACGTGGCATTGAGCGCAAACCAGCGTTCTCATTTCCTGATGCGTCGATTTGTTTACATCTATGCCTCTGCGTTCAAACGCTTCGATAAGTCCGGGGCGGGTGATGGTCAGATTCATGGTCTTCGGGTCATGACAATCGAGACAGCCAATGGGGTTTACAATTTCCGCTCCCAGCGATTCCCAGGTGCCGGTATAAAATTCCTTCACACCTTTTTCTTTCATTACTCTCACTACGTCCGGGCTTTTGCATGTCCAGCATGTACTTGGCTGCGGGCCGGGAACGCCATCTTTCGGTGCGCCGGTTCGAAGCGTATTATTCACATCATCAATAGCGTGAAAATGCCCCCGGGCTTGTTTAAAATCTTTCGAAAAAGCGTACCCGGCAAACAGAACAACAATTCTTGGATCTTCGGCCAGAATATCGCGTGTAGCCGATCCTCCGTGCTTGCTTTTGAAACTGGTGTCGGCTGTTTGCAACCAGCTGTCGTATTCGCGTGGAAAATTCTGACCCCAGATTTCGCTGCGTGGCTCGGTTTCACCAAAAGTCACATCGGGTTTGTAGGTAAATTCCGATTCGGCCCGGCGTTCAATGATCGAAGCTGCAAGCAGTCCGAGCAAAAACACAATGAGAACGGTTCCCAGAAAAAGAACCCAACCCAGCCAGGGCTTTTTTGATACCATTTCAGTGATGGATTTCATATTTTATTTGTTTTTATTCATCATCTTGTGAAGCCAGCCGGGGACTGCTGTTCCGGGCTTCGGTACTCGTGCATTGGGAACACTGTTCAGACTGTTCACCCGGCCATGAGGAACTTCGCGGTGACACTCCCAGCAGTGGCGCTCTTCGCGGAAGTCATCGTACTGCGAAGTGTACATTTTTGTGTTACCACTGTTCAGAAGGTCTCCGTGACAACGAATGCAGTTTTGCTGAACCACTTTCTGTCCGGCTTCTTTTATAAAAATTACCTGTGGCTCAGCGCGTAATGTAAAGATGGTTGCATGCCGCATTCCGTCTCTTGCTTTAAAATAATAGTGGTTTAAAAAATTATTGTGCGGTACATGACAATCGTTGCACACGGCCCTTTCTCTGTGTGAACTGTGCAGCCATGTGCTGTACTGAGGAGCCATAATATGGCAGTTCATGCAGGTTGCCGGATCGTCACTCAGATAGGTATGCGCTTTCGATACATAAAACAGAAATGCTCCCAGCCCGAGAATAATCCCTGATAAAAATATCAGTGGAATTCTCCATTTGGGGGGTGGCAATAGTTTCTGTATGAACTTAATCATGAAAACAGGTAATTCAATATTGAAATTCTTGTAGGCAAATATACACTACAGGATTGAATCGGACAACACTTTTTGCGCTTTTGAAGATTATTTTTTCATTTTTATTGATAATTAACAAGTTAGAAACATATGCTTTTCTTCGTGCAGGTTGCTTTGGTAAACCTGAAAAATGCCTGCTTATTGAAAAATTCCCGATATTTGCAATCCAATTCTCTGTTATGAAAAATATTATTCTGACTTTCATTTTAGTCGCTGTCTTTTTCGGAGCACAAGCTCAGGAGAAGTCCTACAATGTGACTTGCATTGCTTTTTACAACCTTGAAAATCTGTTTGACACCATCAACGATCCGAACATTAATGATGAAGAGTTTCTTCCAGAAGGTTCTAATCGTTGGACCGGTGACAAATACCTTGAGAAGCTTGGCCATATGGCCGATGTAATTACTCAGATTGGTGATGAACATATTAAAGGCGGACCGGTTTGTATTGGTGTTTCTGAAGTGGAAAATATTTCAGCGCTGACCGATCTGGCTAATCAGCCAAAAATGAAAGCATCGGGTTATGTGCCCATACTTATCGAAGGCCCTGACAGACGCGGCGTCGATGTCGGTTTTTTGTACAGAAAAGATCTTTTTACATTGGTCAATGCTACATCTCATCGCCTGGTAGTTGCTGATCAGCCCAATTTCAGAACCCGTGACCAGCTGCTGGTGAAAGGAATTATTTTAGGCGATACTGTCCATTTTATTGTCAACCATTGGCCATCGCGCAGTGGCGGCGAAAAACGCAGTGCCCCTATGCGGGCCGCAACAGCACAGCTCGCTCGTACTACCGTTGATTCCATTATGGCTGTGAATCCAAATGCCAAAATATTCATCATGGGCGACCTCAATGATAATCCAACCAATGCAAGTGTATACAAAGTACTGAAAGCTGCACGTGATAAGGAAACAGCAATAAACATTACCGGCTTATACAACCCCATGTATAACATGTTTAAAGTGCAGGGAATCGGCTCCAATGCTTATCGCGACAGCTGGAGTCTCTTCGATCAGATTATTGTTTCAAAAGGACTGTTAGGTGATGACAAATCAACGCTGAAATTGTATAAAACACTTATTTTTAATCGCAACTTTTTGAAGCAAACTGAAGGAGCTTTTGCCGGATATCCCTTCCGTACTTATGTTGGGGGCCAGTATCAGGGAGGCTATTCCGACCACTTCCCGGCGTATATGTTTTTGATTAAGGAAAAGTAAATGAACACCGAACATGGAATCCGCCGCGACTGACGAACAAAGAATGACGAAGTGAATACAAAAGCTGAATCAAGAACAAAAAATATCGAATAATTAATTGCAGCTTGATGTGAATTTTTCTAATCACAAAATATTCCCCAATTTTGACCTGGGCACGCGTCTCCAGACGCGTGACCCTTCACCTTTTTGGGTGCTGCGCGCGTTTTACCCGAGGCCTTGCCATCACGTGAAACGTGATAAATCGGCTAATGTATTTTGCACCTTCAGTGCATCTGCTGAACTTCGTAGCTTTTTTTCTGCCTTCACGTGGCACGTGACACGGTCGGCTCCTTAACCTTGACCTCTAACGTTGCCTTTCAAACTTTCAACTTTACAAACTTTCCACTACCATGACAGCCCTCGAAACCCTTCTACAGCACCGCAGCATTCGCAAATACAAACAGGATCCGGTTCCTGAAAACATACTCAAATCTATTCTCGGAGCCGGCTCACGTGCCGCTACTACCGGCAATATGCAGGTGTACAGCATTGTTGTGACCCGCGATCAGGAAATCAAAAATCAATTGCTGCCACTGCATTTCGGACAAAAAATGATTGCCGAAGCGCCTGTGGTGCTTACATTCTGTGCCGATTTTAACCGATTCAATCAATGGTGCGATCAGCGCAATGCAGAGCCTGGCTACGATAATTTTCTTTCTTTCATGACCGCTTCCATTGATGCATTGCTGGTGGCACAGAACTGTGTGGTGGCTGCCGAACATTTCGGACTCGGCACTGTATATCTCGGAACAACCACCTACATGGCCGACAAAATCATCGACGTGCTGAAACTTCCGAAAGGCGTTGTACCGATTACTACGGTTACTATTGGCTATCCGGCCGAAACACCGGGCCTCACAGATCGGCTCCCTATGCGGGCTGTAGTACATTACGAAACCTACAACGAATTTGATGCAGCTACCATCGACGCACTGTATGCGGAAAAAGAAAATTCGGATGAATATAAAAAATTTGTGACCGATAGTCAGGTTGACAATCTGGCTCAGGTATTCACGCAGAAACGCTATTCGAAAAAAGACAATGTTGCTTTCTCAAAATCATTGCTCGCAGTTTTGCAGAAGCAGGGTTTTATGAATAATGATTAATCATGACCCCAAATCCTTCAACGGCATTATTGATTTCAGGCGGCGTCGATAGTTCGGTGGCCGCGCAGATGCTGATGGAGCAGGGCATAAGGCCCGATCTGTATTATATCGCTATTGGTCCTGATCAGGATTTCAAAGGCTTCGACTGCAAAATGGAGGAGGATATTGATTTGTGCAAACTGGTGGCGCGCCGCTTCAATCTTGCGTTTGACGTGGTTCCACTGCATAACCAATATTGGGACATGGTCGTACAGTATCACATCGAAACGCTGAAAGTGGGACGCACTCCCAATCCCGACTTGTTGTGCAATCAGCTGATTAAATTCGGCGCGTTCGAAGATAAAGTCGGCTACAAATACGATCGTCTTGCAACAGGCCACTACGCATGGATTCAGGACACCGATGCCGGAAGATTTTTACACACTGCAAAAGACAAACACAAGGATCAGACTTATTTTCTGGCGCAGCTGAGTGCAAAACAGATTTCGCGCTTGATGTTTCCGATCGGACAACTCACCAAATCCGAAGTGCGCAAAATCGCATCAGAACTCGATTTTCCGAATGCCACACGAAAAGACAGTCAGGGAATTTGTTTCATCGGACGCAGTCACTACAAGGATTTTGTTGAACATTTGCTGGGCAAAAAGACAGGCGATTTCATTGAATTCTCCACAGGTAAAAAACTTGGCGAGCATCACGGACACTGGTTTTTCACTGTAGGGCAGCGCAAAGGTCTCGGTCTTGCCGGCGGCCCTTGGTTCGTTGTAAAAAAAGATGCTGAAACCAACATCGTCTACATCGCATGCGGCTACGAGCCCGATGAAGTTTATGGCCGCGATATTTATATCAACCAGCCGCATTTTCTTTTTCCGTTCGAAATAAAAGAAAACGAAGAAGCGGAGGTAACGGTGAAAATCCGCCACACGCCTACGTTCTCAAAGGCCATCATCCGCAGAACCATGCAAGGTTTTCACATTATCACCGACGAATTACAACACGGAATCGCGCCCGGCCAGTTCGCCGTGGTATACGATCGGAACAAAGAATTCGTGCTGCTTTCGGGCGAGATGGAGGTGGCTTGAAATGGAGCTTTAGTCCATGTTTTCAGGAGGTCCGGCCGTTCTTTCGAATTCCAGAATTTCATTCTTTACATTAATGCCTTCTGATGAATATTTTTTCTGAAATTTAATTTTCAAAAACTCCTTGCTTAAATTTTCGATAGAAAAAACCAAAAGAAAACTTTTATCGCAGGTGTTTTTAAAAACAATCATCGGTGTTTCAAATTCCGCATCAGCTTCATAAATTCTGAATGCCAGACTAAGTTCCTCTTCATCCCCATTTTTATCGATTAAAGAAAAACATGCAGTAAATTCGTCACTGCTGAAATAAATCCGATCAAAATATGAACTCTTATCATTGAATGTGAGTTCATACTTTTGCTTTTCCAAAATTTGCCAATTCCCAACAATTAAATGAGGCTTTGCAACATATTGAAACGAGGTCAAGCTAAACAGCAGAATAGCTATCAAAAGTGAACCAGGTACTGCTTTGAGGTTTTTCATTTTTCGATTGTTCTGATCAATACGTTTTATGTTGCTGTTCAGTTTTAAATTCCGAAGTGAAATGAAATTCAATTTGCGGATAATCCTCACGGGCCATTTTCAACATCCACTCGCTCTCTGCCATAAATACTGCGCGATCGTCCTTGTCATAGGCGATGTATTGGCTTTTTCTTGCAATAAACCTGGTCATTATTTCTTTGTCGGTCGATGTCAGCCAACAAGCTTTATAATAGTTTAGATGAGTAAAAGAGCATGATGCACCATATTCGTGCAACAATCGGAATTGAATGACTTCGAATTGCAATTCGCCAACGGTGCCGACAATTTTTCTATTGCCTGGCTGCTTTATAAAAAGCTGCGCAACACCTTCATCGGTCAACTGCCGTATTCCTTTTTCCAATTGCTTGGCTTTGAAAGGATCTTTGTTTACCAGTTCTTTGAAAATTTCAGGCGAAAAACTTGGAATTCCTTTAAAAAAAAGTGCTTCACCTTCCGATAAAGTATCGCCAATTTTAAAAACGCCTGTATCGTATAACCCAACAACATCCCCGGGAAAGGCCTCCTCGATAATATTTTTTTCGTTGGCCATAAATCCAACAGGATTCGTGAAACGAAGTTTTTTATCAAGCCGGGTGTGATAGTAAAATTTATTACGTTCAAATTTGCCGGACACGATTCTGCAAAAAGCAATTCTGTCGCGGTGATTTGGATCGAGGTTGGCGTGAATTTTAAAAACAAAGCCCGAGAAGTTTTTCTCTCCTGGCTGAATTTCCCTGATGTTTGTTGGCCGTGGAAGCGGCGAAGGAGCGATATGAACAAAAGTTTCGAGCAATTCTTTTATCCCAAAATTATTGACGGCACTTCCGAAAAATACCGGAGCTAAATAGCCCTCGCTGTACAGTTCCTGATTGAATGGCTCATAAATGCCTTCTATCAATTCCACATCTTCGCGCAATTTATTTGCAGCAGTGCTTCCTATGTGATTATCGAGTTTCTCTGATTCCAGATTTTCTATATCACAAATATCCTCGGACATTTTTGTGTTGTTGGGTGAGAAAAACTGCAGTTTTTTTTCAAACAAATCATAGACGCCTTTAAAGGTGCTGCCAATGCCAATGGGCCATGTGAGCGGGCGGGTGTGAATGTTCAGTTCCTGCTCAATCTCTTCCAGCAAATGATAGGGGTCTTGCCCCTCGCGGTCTAATTTGTTTATAAAAATGATGATAGGGGTATGTCGCATCCTGCAAACCTCAGTTAATTTGCGGGTTTGCTCCTCAACACCCTTCACGCAATCAATTACAAGAATTACACTATCAACAGCAGTCAATGTGCGGTAGGTGTCTTCTGCAAAATCTTTATGGCCTGGAGTATCAAGAATATTTATTTTGTATCCTTTATATTCGAAGCCCATTACAGAGGTGGCAACGGAAATGCCGCGCTGCTTCTCAATTTCCATAAAATCGGAAGTAGCCGTTTTCGTTATTTTGTTGTTCTTGACTGCGCCCGCAGTTTGTATGGCGCCTCCAAACAACAGCAGCTTTTCTGTCAATGTAGTTTTGCCTGCATCAGGGTGGCTGATAATGCCAAACGTTCTTCTTTTATGTATTTCTTCCTGTTTCACTGTCAATAATTAATGGGTAGGGCTCCTGTAAGAGCGACTGGTTTAAAACGAAAAATTAATGTGCTGTACGCGGCCTGAGCTGATTGCAAGGAAGAGTACATCAAGGTGGGGTGGAGCGAATATGTTTGAAAAACCTTGACATTA
This genomic window from Bacteroidetes bacterium GWF2_43_63 contains:
- a CDS encoding cytochrome C assembly protein → MTEISFQFIGITSIVLLVLAIILMVFRRTRKVAVLISSLAVLVLTFYIVNLWIELHRPPLRTLGETRLWYGFFLSLLGVLLWFRWKYVWLFIYANVTATVFITIDLLNPAALDQTLMPALQSVWFVPHVVVYIIGYALLGVSALAAAIRLILPLFGKEIKLSMDYTDNTVYFGIAFLTVGIIFGALWAKAAWGHYWTWDPKETWAFITWMTYLIYIHLRLRQPGNEKVVSWILIFAFVFLMITWLGIQYLPAAQNSVHTY
- a CDS encoding cytochrome c nitrite reductase small subunit, which encodes MIKFIQKLLPPPKWRIPLIFLSGIILGLGAFLFYVSKAHTYLSDDPATCMNCHIMAPQYSTWLHSSHRERAVCNDCHVPHNNFLNHYYFKARDGMRHATIFTLRAEPQVIFIKEAGQKVVQQNCIRCHGDLLNSGNTKMYTSQYDDFREERHCWECHREVPHGRVNSLNSVPNARVPKPGTAVPGWLHKMMNKNK
- a CDS encoding peptide chain release factor 3 — protein: MTVKQEEIHKRRTFGIISHPDAGKTTLTEKLLLFGGAIQTAGAVKNNKITKTATSDFMEIEKQRGISVATSVMGFEYKGYKINILDTPGHKDFAEDTYRTLTAVDSVILVIDCVKGVEEQTRKLTEVCRMRHTPIIIFINKLDREGQDPYHLLEEIEQELNIHTRPLTWPIGIGSTFKGVYDLFEKKLQFFSPNNTKMSEDICDIENLESEKLDNHIGSTAANKLREDVELIEGIYEPFNQELYSEGYLAPVFFGSAVNNFGIKELLETFVHIAPSPLPRPTNIREIQPGEKNFSGFVFKIHANLDPNHRDRIAFCRIVSGKFERNKFYYHTRLDKKLRFTNPVGFMANEKNIIEEAFPGDVVGLYDTGVFKIGDTLSEGEALFFKGIPSFSPEIFKELVNKDPFKAKQLEKGIRQLTDEGVAQLFIKQPGNRKIVGTVGELQFEVIQFRLLHEYGASCSFTHLNYYKACWLTSTDKEIMTRFIARKSQYIAYDKDDRAVFMAESEWMLKMAREDYPQIEFHFTSEFKTEQQHKTY
- a CDS encoding tRNA 2-thiouridine(34) synthase MnmA, which translates into the protein MTPNPSTALLISGGVDSSVAAQMLMEQGIRPDLYYIAIGPDQDFKGFDCKMEEDIDLCKLVARRFNLAFDVVPLHNQYWDMVVQYHIETLKVGRTPNPDLLCNQLIKFGAFEDKVGYKYDRLATGHYAWIQDTDAGRFLHTAKDKHKDQTYFLAQLSAKQISRLMFPIGQLTKSEVRKIASELDFPNATRKDSQGICFIGRSHYKDFVEHLLGKKTGDFIEFSTGKKLGEHHGHWFFTVGQRKGLGLAGGPWFVVKKDAETNIVYIACGYEPDEVYGRDIYINQPHFLFPFEIKENEEAEVTVKIRHTPTFSKAIIRRTMQGFHIITDELQHGIAPGQFAVVYDRNKEFVLLSGEMEVA
- a CDS encoding NADPH-dependent oxidoreductase; this encodes MTALETLLQHRSIRKYKQDPVPENILKSILGAGSRAATTGNMQVYSIVVTRDQEIKNQLLPLHFGQKMIAEAPVVLTFCADFNRFNQWCDQRNAEPGYDNFLSFMTASIDALLVAQNCVVAAEHFGLGTVYLGTTTYMADKIIDVLKLPKGVVPITTVTIGYPAETPGLTDRLPMRAVVHYETYNEFDAATIDALYAEKENSDEYKKFVTDSQVDNLAQVFTQKRYSKKDNVAFSKSLLAVLQKQGFMNND
- a CDS encoding ammonia-forming cytochrome c nitrite reductase subunit c552; the encoded protein is MKSITEMVSKKPWLGWVLFLGTVLIVFLLGLLAASIIERRAESEFTYKPDVTFGETEPRSEIWGQNFPREYDSWLQTADTSFKSKHGGSATRDILAEDPRIVVLFAGYAFSKDFKQARGHFHAIDDVNNTLRTGAPKDGVPGPQPSTCWTCKSPDVVRVMKEKGVKEFYTGTWESLGAEIVNPIGCLDCHDPKTMNLTITRPGLIEAFERRGIDVNKSTHQEMRTLVCAQCHVEYYFDKKKYEGAAYLTFPWDSGFSVEKIESYYDNIEFADWVHGVSRTPMLKAQHPDYELFMSGVHYKRGVACADCHMPYKNEGGQKFSDHHIQSPLNNISSSCMVCHREETEDLIDDVYTRQDKIKEIRDQLEVQLVWAHFEAKAAWDNGATEEQMKPVLKLIRQAQWRWDYVAASHGSSFHAPLEVSRIISHGLDRAREARMQLQRILLLLGVKDGVPYPDIDTKAKAQKLIGLDMPTLEKEKKEFISKEIPKWATKAKEREKKYIVKSLNTE